In one window of Nakamurella sp. PAMC28650 DNA:
- the hemB gene encoding porphobilinogen synthase: MRYPDFPTSRPRRLRRTPAMRRLVAENRLHPADLVLPMFVKESLTEPSPLGSMPGVVQHTRDSLKAAALEAVSAGVGGLMIFGIPSERDALGSAATDPEGILNLALADLKAEFGDATVLMADLCLDEFTDHGHCGVLDARGAVNNDATLIRYADMALAQAAAGADLLGTSGMMDGQVGVIRAALDTVGDHDTGIFAYAAKYASAFYGPFREAVDSALIGDRRTYQQDPSNRRESAREVALDIAEGADLVMVKPAMSYLDVLSDVAASVDVPVAAYQVSGEYAMIEGAAAHGWIDRDRAILETLTSIRRAGASIILTYWATEVATNLNAGR, translated from the coding sequence ATGAGATACCCGGATTTCCCCACCAGCAGGCCCCGTCGACTGCGCCGGACCCCGGCCATGCGTCGACTCGTCGCCGAGAACCGTCTGCACCCGGCCGATCTGGTGCTACCGATGTTCGTCAAGGAATCGCTGACCGAACCGTCGCCGTTGGGTTCGATGCCAGGAGTCGTGCAGCACACCCGGGATTCGCTCAAGGCGGCGGCACTGGAGGCGGTGTCCGCCGGCGTGGGCGGACTGATGATCTTCGGCATCCCGTCCGAACGCGATGCCCTCGGCAGCGCCGCGACGGACCCCGAGGGAATCCTGAACCTCGCCCTCGCCGACCTCAAGGCCGAGTTCGGTGACGCCACCGTGCTGATGGCGGACCTGTGCCTGGACGAGTTCACCGACCACGGGCACTGCGGTGTGCTGGACGCCCGGGGCGCCGTGAACAACGACGCAACGCTGATCCGCTACGCCGACATGGCGCTGGCCCAGGCCGCGGCCGGTGCCGATCTGCTCGGGACCTCCGGGATGATGGACGGGCAGGTCGGGGTGATCCGGGCGGCCCTGGACACCGTCGGCGATCACGACACCGGAATCTTCGCCTATGCCGCCAAGTACGCGTCTGCCTTCTACGGCCCGTTCCGGGAGGCCGTCGACTCGGCCCTGATCGGCGACCGCCGCACCTATCAGCAGGACCCGTCCAACCGGCGGGAGTCGGCGCGGGAGGTCGCGCTCGACATCGCAGAGGGCGCCGACCTGGTGATGGTGAAACCGGCCATGAGTTACCTCGACGTCCTGTCCGACGTCGCCGCCAGCGTCGACGTACCCGTTGCGGCCTACCAGGTCTCGGGCGAATATGCGATGATCGAAGGGGCGGCGGCGCACGGCTGGATCGATCGGGACCGGGCGATCCTGGAAACGCTGACCTCGATCCGGCGGGCCGGTGCGTCCATCATCCTGACCTACTGGGCGACCGAGGTCGCCACCAACCTGAATGCGGGCCGCTGA